From the genome of Cytobacillus firmus, one region includes:
- the pgsA gene encoding CDP-diacylglycerol--glycerol-3-phosphate 3-phosphatidyltransferase produces the protein MNLPNKITVSRILLIPIFLLVMLVPLSWGNVELLGAEMPVTHLIGALIFIIASVTDWVDGYFARKYNLVTNLGKFLDPLADKLLVSAALIVLVDLNLAPSWIVIIIISREFAVTGLRLVLAGEGEVVAANQLGKIKTWAQIVAISALLLHNIIFEMVSIRFDLIALWVAMFFTIWSGWDYFAKNKQAFINSK, from the coding sequence ATGAATCTGCCAAATAAAATTACAGTGTCCCGTATCTTGCTGATACCGATATTTCTGCTCGTCATGCTCGTCCCTCTTTCATGGGGAAACGTAGAGTTATTAGGAGCTGAAATGCCCGTTACCCATCTGATTGGAGCTCTTATTTTTATTATTGCTTCGGTTACCGATTGGGTCGACGGCTACTTTGCCCGCAAGTACAATCTGGTTACAAACCTGGGCAAGTTTCTTGATCCGCTTGCAGACAAGCTTCTCGTCTCTGCAGCATTAATTGTGCTGGTTGATCTTAACCTTGCTCCATCGTGGATTGTCATTATTATAATCAGCCGGGAATTTGCTGTAACAGGTTTAAGGCTTGTTCTGGCGGGGGAAGGAGAAGTAGTCGCAGCTAATCAGCTCGGCAAAATTAAAACCTGGGCTCAGATTGTGGCCATTTCTGCACTGCTTTTACATAATATTATTTTTGAAATGGTATCAATCCGCTTTGATCTGATTGCCCTGTGGGTTGCGATGTTCTTTACAATATGGTCCGGCTGGGACTACTTTGCTAAAAACAAGCAGGCCTTTATAAACTCAAAATAA
- the recA gene encoding recombinase RecA codes for MSDRQAALEMALKQIEKQFGKGSIMKLGEQTDRRISTVPSGSLALDAALGVGGYPRGRIIEVYGPESSGKTTVALHAIAEVQASGGQAAFIDAEHALDPVYAQKLGVNIDELLLSQPDTGEQALEIAEALVRSGAIDILVVDSVAALVPKAEIEGEMGDSHVGLQARLMSQALRKLSGAINKSKTIAIFINQIREKIGIMFGNPETTPGGRALKFYSSIRLEVRRAETLKQGNEMVGNKTKIKIVKNKVAPPFRVAEVDIMYGEGISKEGEIIDLGSELDIVQKSGSWYSFNEERLGQGRENAKVFLKENPEIRLTIQKQIREHYGLDEEKVASGDEGQEEFELID; via the coding sequence GTGAGTGATCGTCAAGCAGCTCTTGAAATGGCGTTAAAACAAATAGAAAAGCAATTTGGTAAAGGTTCTATCATGAAGCTCGGGGAACAGACTGACCGCAGAATTTCCACTGTACCAAGCGGATCTCTTGCGCTTGATGCAGCTCTTGGGGTAGGCGGCTATCCAAGAGGACGTATTATTGAAGTCTATGGACCGGAGAGCTCAGGTAAAACAACAGTAGCCCTGCATGCTATTGCAGAAGTTCAGGCAAGCGGCGGACAAGCAGCGTTTATCGATGCCGAACACGCCTTAGACCCTGTTTATGCACAAAAACTTGGTGTGAATATTGACGAACTTCTTCTTTCTCAGCCTGATACCGGGGAGCAGGCGCTTGAAATTGCAGAAGCCCTTGTTCGAAGCGGTGCTATTGATATTCTCGTAGTTGACTCTGTGGCAGCCCTTGTTCCCAAGGCTGAAATTGAAGGAGAAATGGGTGACTCCCATGTGGGTCTGCAGGCCCGCCTTATGTCACAGGCACTTCGTAAGCTATCAGGCGCAATCAACAAATCAAAGACAATCGCGATTTTCATTAACCAAATCCGTGAAAAAATCGGAATTATGTTTGGAAACCCTGAGACGACTCCAGGGGGACGCGCATTGAAATTCTACTCTTCCATCCGCCTTGAAGTGCGCCGTGCAGAAACTCTTAAACAAGGCAATGAAATGGTTGGTAATAAGACAAAGATTAAAATTGTCAAAAATAAAGTCGCTCCTCCATTCCGAGTGGCGGAAGTTGACATCATGTACGGTGAAGGAATCTCCAAGGAAGGTGAAATCATCGATCTTGGCTCTGAGCTGGATATTGTCCAAAAGAGCGGTTCATGGTACTCATTCAACGAGGAGCGCTTAGGCCAAGGCCGTGAAAACGCCAAGGTATTCCTAAAAGAAAACCCTGAAATCCGCCTGACTATCCAAAAACAAATCCGCGAACATTATGGACTTGATGAAGAAAAAGTAGCCAGTGGAGACGAAGGGCAGGAAGAATTCGAGCTGATCGATTAA
- a CDS encoding DUF3243 domain-containing protein, translated as MSVLENWQQWKDFLGDRLHQGMDQGMNKETVNDLAYQIGDYLAKQVEPKNDQEKILADLWSVASPDEQHAIANMMVKLVQNDGTR; from the coding sequence GCAATGGAAAGATTTCCTTGGCGATCGTCTTCATCAGGGGATGGATCAGGGAATGAATAAGGAAACAGTAAATGACCTTGCTTATCAAATCGGCGATTATTTAGCCAAGCAAGTGGAGCCAAAGAATGATCAGGAAAAAATCCTGGCTGATCTCTGGTCTGTAGCAAGTCCTGATGAGCAGCATGCCATAGCCAATATGATGGTAAAGCTTGTTCAGAACGACGGTACCCGCTAA
- a CDS encoding competence/damage-inducible protein A produces MNAEIIAVGSELLLGQIVNTNARFLSRQLAELGINVFYHTVVGDNPKRLRSVIKIAESRSDLIVFTGGLGPTKDDLTKETIARHLGKELVMDEQALESIQLYFKRTNREMTENNKKQALVLEDAQVLPNEHGMAPGMIADSGRHVFMLLPGPPNEMEPMFLKHAFPALQSKLGTEDVIVSRVLHFFGIGEAMLETEIEDIIDAQSNPTIAPLASDGEVTLRVTAKHSQPNTAMMLINEAETKILERVGEYFYGYDDTSLMYELTKLIKESSMTISAAESLTGGMFQEEFTSIPGAGGLLKGGVVCYTNEVKAEVLKVRKETIDNDGVVSAQCAAELAENVASLTNADIGISFTGVAGPDELEGNPVGTVYIGIWIKGRPVQTEKLNLGGTRAANRVRTVKYGCHFLIKALKETQNA; encoded by the coding sequence ATGAATGCTGAAATTATTGCTGTCGGGTCTGAGCTTTTGCTTGGACAAATCGTTAATACAAATGCCCGCTTTCTTTCCCGGCAGCTTGCTGAACTGGGCATTAACGTTTTTTACCATACAGTGGTTGGAGATAACCCAAAGCGCCTGAGATCTGTGATCAAAATAGCCGAAAGCCGTTCTGATTTGATCGTCTTCACGGGCGGCCTGGGACCGACAAAGGATGATTTAACAAAAGAAACGATTGCCCGGCATCTTGGCAAAGAGCTCGTCATGGACGAACAGGCGCTTGAATCTATACAGCTTTATTTTAAACGCACCAACAGAGAGATGACTGAGAATAATAAAAAACAGGCCCTGGTTCTTGAGGATGCACAGGTGCTTCCTAATGAGCATGGAATGGCACCCGGAATGATTGCCGATAGTGGCCGGCATGTTTTCATGCTTCTTCCGGGGCCGCCAAACGAGATGGAGCCGATGTTCCTTAAACATGCCTTTCCAGCCCTGCAATCCAAGCTGGGAACCGAGGATGTAATTGTTTCCCGGGTGCTGCACTTCTTCGGGATTGGAGAAGCCATGCTGGAAACGGAGATTGAAGATATTATTGATGCTCAGAGCAATCCAACCATTGCCCCGCTTGCTTCTGATGGGGAAGTTACTCTGAGGGTCACAGCAAAGCATAGTCAGCCTAACACGGCCATGATGCTGATTAATGAAGCTGAAACTAAAATTCTGGAGCGTGTCGGCGAATACTTCTATGGCTATGATGATACTTCCCTGATGTATGAGCTCACCAAGCTGATTAAGGAGAGCAGCATGACTATTTCGGCAGCGGAGAGTTTAACAGGCGGCATGTTCCAGGAAGAGTTTACATCCATTCCGGGAGCCGGCGGACTTTTAAAGGGCGGAGTGGTCTGCTACACAAACGAAGTTAAGGCTGAAGTATTAAAAGTCCGCAAAGAAACGATTGATAACGACGGGGTTGTCAGTGCACAGTGTGCTGCCGAGCTTGCTGAGAATGTCGCAAGCCTTACAAATGCCGATATCGGTATCAGCTTCACAGGTGTTGCCGGTCCGGATGAATTGGAAGGCAACCCTGTCGGTACAGTATATATAGGCATTTGGATAAAAGGAAGGCCGGTGCAGACCGAAAAGCTGAACCTTGGAGGTACCAGGGCAGCCAATCGGGTTCGTACAGTAAAATACGGCTGCCATTTTCTTATTAAAGCATTAAAAGAAACTCAGAACGCTTAA
- a CDS encoding YmfK family protein, with protein MEKTEWYLEYEIQKNRPGLLGDISSLLGMLSINIVTINGVDEGRRGLLILAKDHEQIERLKSILNTMDTIKVIKLREPKLRDRLAVRHGRYIQRDADDKKTFRFVRDELGLLVDFMAELFKQEGHKLIGIRGMPRVGKTESIVASSVCANKRWLFVSSTLLKQTIRNQLIEDEYNEDNLFIIDGIVSTRRANERHWQLVREIMRLPAVKVVEHPDIFVQNTEYSLNDFDYIIELRHDHDEEITYDVVEKNNMFSESDFGGFDF; from the coding sequence GTGGAGAAAACAGAATGGTATTTGGAATATGAAATCCAAAAGAATCGTCCCGGCTTGCTTGGTGATATTTCTTCCCTGCTGGGTATGCTTTCCATTAATATTGTCACGATCAATGGCGTGGATGAAGGCCGCAGAGGCTTGCTGATTTTAGCTAAAGACCATGAACAGATTGAACGCCTAAAGTCCATTCTAAATACGATGGACACAATTAAAGTGATTAAGCTCCGGGAGCCTAAGCTGAGGGACCGACTGGCCGTGCGTCATGGCAGATATATTCAAAGGGATGCAGATGATAAAAAAACGTTCAGGTTCGTCAGGGACGAGCTTGGGCTGTTGGTTGATTTCATGGCTGAATTATTTAAACAGGAAGGGCACAAGCTAATAGGAATCAGGGGAATGCCTAGGGTTGGTAAAACAGAATCCATAGTCGCTTCAAGTGTCTGTGCGAACAAACGCTGGTTATTTGTATCATCCACGCTGCTAAAGCAAACGATAAGAAATCAGCTGATTGAGGATGAATATAATGAAGACAATTTGTTCATAATAGACGGAATTGTCTCAACCAGACGTGCAAACGAACGGCACTGGCAGCTCGTCCGGGAAATTATGCGCCTCCCGGCAGTCAAGGTAGTAGAGCATCCCGATATTTTTGTGCAAAATACTGAATACTCTCTTAATGATTTTGATTATATTATTGAGCTTCGTCACGACCATGATGAAGAGATAACATATGATGTGGTAGAGAAGAACAATATGTTCTCTGAATCTGACTTTGGAGGCTTTGATTTTTAG
- a CDS encoding helix-turn-helix domain-containing protein encodes MTELGNRLKEARLAKDMSLDDLQKVTKIQKRYLVGIEEGDYSMMPGKFYVRAFIKQYAEAVGIEPEEIFEQYKDDIPAQVNDDIPEKLSRVQSRKDLSGRTSKVFDILPKVLIGVFIVGLIAVLYNFLGAKDQADNEEKPSDLTDEQTVIEESENLAESKKDESAGKKEESADKDAAEENDKDQEAEEEPKQEVAVVQSSGNGTVYELKNADKFELEVLSTGETWVNIKNGKGNSLFQGMLTADGTKSQKVDFSKETEASIVVGNSTQTEIYVNGEKIEYKVPPSQSVKQDITIKYAPKTE; translated from the coding sequence TTGACAGAACTAGGCAATCGATTAAAAGAAGCGCGGCTGGCTAAAGATATGAGCCTTGACGATCTGCAAAAGGTAACAAAAATACAAAAACGCTATTTGGTGGGAATTGAAGAGGGCGATTATAGCATGATGCCCGGAAAGTTTTATGTCAGGGCATTTATAAAACAGTATGCTGAAGCGGTTGGAATTGAACCGGAAGAAATTTTCGAACAGTATAAAGATGATATTCCGGCACAGGTGAATGATGATATTCCGGAAAAGCTATCGCGCGTTCAATCCAGGAAAGATCTTTCTGGCAGGACTTCAAAAGTATTCGATATTCTTCCAAAGGTTCTCATTGGTGTCTTCATTGTTGGCCTCATTGCAGTTCTATACAATTTTCTGGGGGCCAAAGATCAGGCGGACAATGAAGAGAAGCCATCTGATCTCACTGATGAACAGACGGTGATAGAAGAGTCCGAAAACCTTGCCGAAAGCAAAAAAGATGAATCAGCAGGTAAGAAAGAAGAATCTGCTGACAAAGATGCTGCTGAGGAAAATGACAAGGACCAAGAAGCCGAGGAAGAGCCAAAGCAGGAGGTTGCTGTGGTTCAATCCAGCGGAAATGGAACGGTTTATGAATTGAAAAATGCGGACAAGTTTGAACTGGAGGTTTTGTCTACAGGAGAAACTTGGGTGAATATTAAGAACGGCAAAGGAAATTCCCTCTTCCAGGGAATGCTGACTGCGGATGGCACGAAAAGCCAGAAGGTAGACTTTTCAAAGGAAACAGAAGCTTCCATTGTAGTCGGAAATTCGACTCAAACTGAAATCTATGTAAACGGCGAAAAAATTGAGTATAAAGTGCCGCCTTCACAATCCGTCAAGCAGGATATAACGATTAAGTACGCGCCGAAGACCGAATAG